A single genomic interval of Streptomyces sp. NBC_01296 harbors:
- a CDS encoding ACT domain-containing protein, producing MAELSVTIVAQHFYVLPDQLWVHRLPADVPVPPLPDRPWSSVTRARDGLTVVCAERLAGASGASGPYRGLYGTGAHSLDLPGMLASVLVPLAGAGIGVFAASTFDADLVLVPAGEYERARTALEAAGHTLSSD from the coding sequence ATGGCCGAGCTCTCCGTCACCATCGTTGCGCAGCACTTCTACGTCCTCCCTGATCAGTTGTGGGTGCACCGCCTTCCGGCGGACGTCCCCGTTCCCCCGCTGCCCGACCGCCCGTGGTCCTCGGTCACCCGGGCGCGGGACGGGCTCACCGTGGTGTGCGCCGAACGGCTGGCGGGCGCCTCGGGCGCGAGCGGTCCTTATCGCGGGCTGTACGGCACCGGCGCACACTCCCTGGACCTGCCCGGCATGCTGGCGAGCGTGCTGGTGCCGCTGGCCGGGGCCGGGATAGGCGTGTTCGCCGCGTCGACGTTCGACGCGGACCTCGTACTCGTACCGGCCGGGGAGTACGAGCGGGCCCGGACCGCACTGGAAGCGGCCGGGCACACGCTGTCGTCGGACTGA
- a CDS encoding MFS transporter encodes MAAEPNLIRRHRLFRRFWLARAVSLVGDGAAMVALVLLVSRGDHAGTGVSLILLAESVPRFFGPLAGALADRMGVRRLLIAAELVQALVFGVVVLARPGLAVLVPLVAVAAAASTVFSAAGRTVVPRLVDEKDLMPANAWMGTAFNLQAALGPVLGGVFSAWGGEYGALAVNAGSFVLSALLLTRIPALEPLRTGQRRTLLGDTVEGLKFVRHHRVSRAIVLLLLLGLFFGSLDNLALVFLAEHTLDAGEAGFGILSASFGVAMVAASLWLVRTAESRSPVWVLLAGWFFTGLGLLLTAAAPVLLAAIAMQLIAGLGNGVANVGEETLLQKAVPAEVLGRVGGTLSSAAFFGSTAGYLAGSLLSPDSHARLVFVIAGGGIFLALALCGPALLSARATLTAAPADATEKAAEPVAQPVGQPGAVA; translated from the coding sequence TTGGCCGCAGAACCCAATCTGATCCGACGCCACCGGCTGTTCCGCCGGTTCTGGCTGGCGCGCGCGGTCTCGCTCGTCGGCGACGGCGCAGCCATGGTGGCGCTCGTCCTGCTGGTCAGCCGCGGTGACCACGCCGGAACCGGTGTGTCGCTGATCCTCCTGGCCGAGTCCGTGCCGCGGTTCTTCGGACCGCTCGCCGGGGCGCTCGCGGACCGGATGGGCGTGCGGCGCCTGCTGATCGCCGCCGAGCTGGTCCAGGCCTTGGTTTTCGGGGTCGTCGTACTGGCACGGCCCGGGCTCGCCGTCCTGGTGCCGCTGGTCGCGGTGGCCGCCGCGGCGTCCACCGTCTTCTCCGCTGCGGGACGCACGGTGGTGCCGCGCCTGGTCGACGAGAAGGACCTGATGCCCGCCAACGCGTGGATGGGCACCGCCTTCAACCTCCAGGCCGCGCTCGGCCCGGTCCTCGGCGGCGTGTTCTCCGCATGGGGCGGCGAGTACGGCGCGCTGGCCGTCAACGCGGGCAGCTTCGTGCTCTCCGCCCTGCTGCTGACCCGCATCCCGGCGCTGGAGCCGCTGCGCACCGGCCAGCGGCGGACCCTGCTGGGCGACACCGTCGAGGGGCTGAAGTTCGTACGGCACCACCGGGTGTCCCGGGCCATCGTGCTGCTGCTCCTGCTCGGCCTGTTCTTCGGCTCGCTCGACAACCTGGCGCTGGTCTTCCTCGCCGAGCACACCCTGGATGCGGGCGAGGCCGGATTCGGCATCCTGTCCGCGTCGTTCGGCGTGGCCATGGTCGCCGCCTCGCTGTGGCTGGTCCGCACCGCCGAGAGCCGCTCGCCGGTGTGGGTGCTGCTGGCGGGCTGGTTCTTCACCGGCCTGGGCCTGCTGCTGACGGCCGCCGCGCCGGTGCTGCTCGCCGCGATCGCCATGCAGTTGATCGCGGGCCTGGGCAACGGCGTGGCCAACGTCGGCGAGGAGACGCTGCTGCAGAAGGCCGTGCCCGCCGAGGTGCTGGGCCGGGTGGGCGGCACGCTGTCCTCCGCCGCCTTCTTCGGCAGCACGGCCGGTTACCTGGCCGGCAGCCTGCTCAGCCCCGACAGCCACGCCCGGCTTGTCTTCGTGATCGCCGGCGGCGGCATCTTCCTGGCGCTCGCACTGTGCGGCCCCGCGCTCCTCTCCGCCCGCGCAACGCTCACGGCGGCCCCGGCCGACGCAACGGAGAAGGCCGCCGAACCCGTTGCGCAGCCCGTCGGGCAGCCCGGAGCCGTGGCATGA
- a CDS encoding C40 family peptidase, with the protein MPTRVSLPPRRSLPALRFAALLAMLASVVVFSSGAPQARAAPACAVLSAGAAPQANSAVNAACGLIGTPYSWGGGHGGQPGPTYGICDPSNGAPNDCHVRGLDCSGMVRHAYYLAVGSDVINGVTRTQWTSSRAVARFYRSDGTAPLLPGDLVFFGNTPSTIHHVAIYLGQGQIAEAPYSGGRVQVSALSSHGDYYGAIRLYGPGGGSPAPGGGRYWVDTFANASVYGSPTGTSSTGTLYKGTNYVFCKAWGREVRSGSSFNHWWLKTDPDVGPAGQWVSAYYLSRWGNDVAKDNNGAVIRDC; encoded by the coding sequence ATGCCTACGCGCGTCAGCCTCCCACCGCGGCGATCCCTCCCCGCCCTGCGCTTCGCCGCGCTCCTCGCCATGCTGGCCTCCGTCGTCGTCTTCTCCTCCGGCGCCCCGCAGGCCCGCGCGGCCCCGGCCTGCGCCGTCCTGTCCGCCGGGGCCGCCCCGCAGGCCAACTCGGCGGTGAACGCCGCCTGCGGCCTGATCGGGACCCCGTACTCCTGGGGCGGCGGCCACGGTGGGCAGCCGGGCCCCACGTACGGGATCTGCGACCCGTCCAACGGCGCCCCGAACGACTGCCACGTCCGCGGGCTGGACTGCTCCGGAATGGTCCGCCACGCCTACTACCTCGCGGTGGGCAGCGACGTCATCAACGGAGTGACCAGAACCCAGTGGACCTCCTCCAGGGCGGTCGCCAGGTTCTACCGCAGCGACGGCACCGCACCCCTGCTCCCCGGCGATCTGGTCTTCTTCGGGAACACGCCCTCGACCATCCATCACGTGGCGATCTACCTGGGCCAGGGCCAGATTGCCGAGGCGCCGTACTCCGGCGGCCGCGTCCAGGTCTCCGCGCTCTCCTCGCACGGTGACTACTACGGGGCCATCCGCCTCTACGGCCCGGGAGGGGGATCCCCCGCGCCCGGCGGCGGCCGGTACTGGGTGGACACCTTCGCGAACGCCTCGGTCTACGGTTCGCCGACCGGCACGTCGAGCACGGGCACGCTCTACAAGGGGACGAACTACGTGTTCTGCAAGGCCTGGGGGCGCGAGGTGCGCAGCGGGAGCAGCTTCAACCACTGGTGGCTGAAGACCGACCCGGACGTCGGTCCGGCCGGGCAGTGGGTGTCCGCGTACTACCTGTCCCGGTGGGGCAACGACGTAGCCAAGGACAACAACGGCGCCGTCATCCGCGACTGCTGA
- the gntD gene encoding guanitoxin biosynthesis L-enduracididine beta-hydroxylase GntD produces the protein MQTIAPAANAPTATSQPGQGVPRIELLPDERHSVAALAHEYARASASLDARRSLQLAALMAHELPRSLRRLMTEFRLAGGPHAGFLISGLLIDENALGPTPKSYQERPDRPELRHADAVLSLVGSLLGEPFSFSSQQRGRLLLDLYPVPGHELSQLGSGSTAMLDWHTEDAFHPHRADWMILMGLRNHDAVPTTFAAMADIELSDEHRALLFEKRFAILPDESHSKTFNVATGAADAAEAAGAEPFRRIDTMANRPEPIALLEGDPAAPWLRVDPPFMHTNPLDPQAAEAQDALLAAIEAKLTDVVIGRGDLFVIDNKRAVHGRRPFTPRYDGTDRWLKRINLTADLRRSAGSRLGDHGRAVV, from the coding sequence ATGCAGACCATCGCACCGGCCGCCAACGCACCGACCGCGACGTCACAGCCGGGACAGGGGGTCCCGCGCATCGAACTCTTGCCCGACGAGCGCCACAGTGTGGCCGCACTCGCCCACGAGTACGCACGGGCCTCGGCCTCGCTGGACGCCCGGCGATCCCTCCAGCTCGCCGCCCTGATGGCCCACGAGCTGCCGCGTTCGCTGCGGCGGCTGATGACCGAGTTCCGCCTGGCCGGGGGCCCGCACGCGGGCTTCCTGATCAGCGGGCTGCTCATAGACGAGAACGCGCTGGGCCCCACCCCGAAGAGCTACCAGGAGCGCCCCGACCGCCCCGAACTGCGGCACGCGGACGCGGTGCTGAGCCTGGTCGGCTCCCTGCTCGGGGAGCCCTTCTCGTTCAGCAGCCAGCAGCGCGGCCGACTGCTCCTCGACCTGTACCCGGTGCCCGGGCACGAGCTGAGCCAGCTCGGCTCGGGATCGACCGCCATGCTCGACTGGCACACCGAGGACGCCTTCCACCCGCACCGCGCGGACTGGATGATCCTGATGGGCCTGCGCAACCACGACGCGGTGCCCACGACCTTCGCGGCCATGGCGGACATCGAGCTCAGCGATGAGCACCGCGCCCTCCTCTTCGAGAAGCGCTTCGCGATCCTTCCGGACGAGTCGCACTCCAAGACCTTCAACGTGGCCACCGGCGCCGCCGACGCGGCGGAGGCCGCCGGAGCCGAGCCGTTCCGACGCATCGACACCATGGCGAACCGGCCCGAGCCGATCGCCCTGCTGGAGGGCGACCCCGCGGCCCCGTGGCTGCGCGTGGACCCGCCGTTCATGCACACCAACCCGCTCGACCCGCAGGCCGCGGAGGCGCAGGACGCACTGCTCGCCGCGATCGAGGCGAAGCTGACCGACGTGGTGATCGGCCGCGGCGACCTGTTCGTCATCGACAACAAGCGTGCGGTGCACGGCCGCCGGCCGTTCACCCCCCGCTACGACGGCACCGACCGCTGGCTCAAGCGCATCAACCTCACGGCCGATCTGCGGCGCAGCGCCGGGTCCCGGCTCGGCGACCACGGCCGGGCCGTGGTCTGA
- a CDS encoding non-ribosomal peptide synthetase, with amino-acid sequence MLRNDGDGELGHGDDPKASAAEAEFWLPRLNGACRASLLEPAGATVAAPPGRVAPEAAAALHAMTGGAPEGLLLLTVAAARIALARLTGSTGSGAPGRVPVLVPALGTPSDGAGFALLAPLDPAAPATDFLEALHAELEQASAHPWRDRDALSARLDAVTPGTGSALAQLAVVCPALYGERTPAPRAALVLRAEPAPDGALSVTAHGTAALTAALPRCVAAVLEALAADPRRTPAEADVLGAAQRAELLALCELPVPAAFEAVTLTALFEESARRTPDSVAVTGEGRTLTYRQLAAEAAHGAAALTARHGIGPGDAVCVMAPRGADLVTAFLAVLRTGAAVVPLEHRHPAARVALLARLSGARLVLRAEGYGPADEELPVPVAGLTSLLAAAPADAAALDAAEPGAPAMVLFTSGSTGTPRPVAVYHDQLSHKMLTGSRALGIDAATRTALLSSITSDATAFQVFATLLAGGTLVAVGDPDRLDPHALWQRVRDGEVNLVNCVPGLLSVLLRALPEDGELPLRHLLLGGDTIARGLLPRTAGRLRIATFANLYGPSEATVEATMFIRDGALAQRLDRVPVGRPSPGYGVFVVTPSGELAPPGVPGEIHVAGPGVAPGYRGDAEATAARFVRSPHAGDARVFRTGDQGSWNADGELEFLGRADGQVQVFGTRVETGEVEQAVVRHPEVVEAVVVPRTAADDTVTLHAWYVARPQVPGDAPLAPDALGAWLRAQLPSPMVPAGLHRLETLPLTVHGKVDRAALLALPTAAQGPGWQPADALEQLVHDAWAEVLGHPPHSADEDFFKAEGHSLAAVQLVAALCEGTGRSDAARVHDVLDLRTPGALAAVLRERGAVPRDPAAHAAAEAAAREPRSGNTFPASNAQRRMWLLDRLDESPVPPYTMVEAYRLDGPVDEDRLAAGVDALVARHESLRTVLRQTPGGLTQVILDPPTAVLVTERDTTVDEAFARACHHRFDLAEGPLAKVSWLPDPRTGNGPETGGVLLFTVHHAICDGWSFGLLMRELVRHLGGLAAPQEPAPTYTEHTDRLATRLAGPAGAEHRAYWQQRLAALPEPLELPADRRRPAARSAVGGTVRLTLDPELTRALAELCRANAATPFMGFTAALRVLLWRLCAQPDVLLGTVVAGRPDRRSAETVGLFANTVVLRTPVDPAGSFRELLAAVRTTAQEAMTHQEYPFEQLVEDLALPRDPSRNPVFDVLVETVLDDGAAPGGTGPAVRHLDLEQPVSDFDLAFSFLDARAGAPGELWVGYTDDLFDRDSARRMGERLVHLLAGLLAGPDAPLPGIPVLPAAERRFLLDEANDTAAPFPEHRTLLDLVEEQTAAGPDRPAVVHGTTVLSFAELDARAEAVAARLRAACAAGPGTLVAVVTERTEWMVVSALAVLKTGAAFVPLDPEQPGDRLAFALADSGALAVLADGPYHAKTTALTGLPVLDPRAPAEPGAALAPLPPAHRAGPHDLAYVIYTSGSTGRPKGVMIEHRGIVNTVHYRAGYYGFGADAAVLQVPPLHFDSGVNDIFSALIAGTRVVVLGKDRLLDVEHVAEEIGRNAVTHIMLVPSLYQLMLERCAPRLTSVRQIVLVGERLPEALAARHAELLPDTVLYNEYGPTEDSVWTTVHRITDPGADVLIGHPIANKTVDVVDAHGDLAPIGVPGELCISGAGLARGYLGNPELTADRFVPHPLRPDRLMYRTGDRAARRPDGNLLYLGRIDDQVKIRGQRVEPGEVAAVLAEHPEVRRCAVIAVPDERGELGLVAYVVGAAAPHTLRAHLTELLPAAMVPRTYVAIDELPLNPNGKLDRRALPAPPREEPLPCAELNPTEERVAKIWADVLGSPVTDPEADLFSLGGHSLTAARLAAALQEEFGVRVPLVTVFQQQTVRALAAVLEQPDGIPLGAPAAPAAVPLLAPAPDGAVLPLSRAQRRIWMAARTSRNPVALNISDAVRAGRTLDPGVLRAAVTALADRHEALRTRVAAVDGTVRQIVMDRLPDGPPLSVVHIEGTDEALTEAVDAAHGTPFALADGPLFAVRLVTGHPGGDILVITAHHIVYDGDSAAVVARDLLAAYDALAAGREPWDGRPAHPYRAWVAEEAAWLEGPDAARQRAYWTRTLAGPLPRLDLPDAGPREDAGRQGAGLVRRALPSAVLHAAAGSGGATPFTALLTAWAQVLHRRSGSAEVVIGCPAGTRDRAETAETVGCFVNALPVRLAPGEADSPAELLIQVRDRLAEAYDNARFPFDTMAVEIAERPARGRRLVFDAGLSWETPERFEGGPEFLPAAPSQIPLTDDLRIYANERDDQVLLELAYDRALFPEATAEGLLDEVVDLLRCHPSWSTAAADRPAQPHPAACPAETDRPHTAGSARP; translated from the coding sequence GTGCTGCGCAACGATGGTGACGGAGAGCTCGGCCATGGGGACGACCCTAAGGCGTCGGCCGCGGAGGCCGAGTTCTGGCTCCCCCGCCTGAACGGCGCCTGCCGCGCATCCCTGCTGGAGCCCGCGGGCGCGACCGTCGCCGCACCGCCCGGCCGGGTGGCCCCCGAAGCCGCCGCCGCGCTGCACGCGATGACCGGCGGCGCCCCCGAAGGCCTGCTGCTGCTCACCGTCGCCGCCGCCCGGATCGCCCTGGCCCGGCTCACCGGGTCCACCGGGTCCGGTGCGCCGGGACGGGTGCCGGTCCTCGTACCGGCCCTCGGCACACCGTCCGACGGGGCCGGGTTCGCGCTGCTGGCCCCGCTGGACCCCGCCGCGCCCGCCACCGACTTCCTCGAGGCCCTGCACGCCGAGCTGGAGCAGGCCTCCGCCCACCCCTGGCGGGACCGGGACGCGCTCAGCGCCCGGCTGGACGCCGTCACCCCCGGCACCGGCTCCGCCCTGGCGCAGCTCGCCGTCGTCTGCCCGGCCCTGTACGGGGAGCGCACGCCGGCCCCCCGGGCCGCCCTGGTCCTGCGCGCCGAACCGGCCCCGGACGGCGCGCTGTCGGTCACCGCCCACGGCACCGCCGCCCTCACCGCGGCCCTGCCCCGCTGTGTGGCCGCCGTACTCGAGGCCCTCGCCGCCGACCCGCGCCGGACCCCGGCGGAGGCGGACGTGCTCGGCGCCGCCCAGCGCGCCGAACTCCTCGCCCTGTGCGAGCTGCCCGTCCCCGCCGCCTTCGAGGCCGTCACCCTCACCGCCCTGTTCGAGGAGTCCGCCCGGCGCACCCCCGACTCCGTCGCCGTCACCGGCGAGGGCCGCACCCTGACCTACCGGCAGCTCGCCGCCGAGGCCGCTCATGGCGCCGCCGCGCTCACCGCACGGCACGGCATCGGCCCCGGCGACGCCGTCTGCGTCATGGCTCCGCGCGGCGCCGACCTCGTCACCGCCTTCCTCGCCGTCCTGCGCACCGGCGCGGCCGTCGTCCCCCTCGAACACCGCCACCCCGCCGCCCGCGTGGCCCTGCTGGCCCGGTTGAGCGGCGCCCGCCTGGTGCTGCGCGCCGAGGGGTACGGCCCCGCCGACGAGGAGCTGCCCGTCCCGGTGGCGGGCCTGACCTCCCTGCTCGCCGCGGCGCCGGCCGACGCGGCCGCCCTCGACGCCGCCGAGCCCGGGGCCCCGGCCATGGTCCTGTTCACCTCCGGATCCACCGGCACCCCCCGCCCGGTCGCCGTTTACCACGACCAGCTGTCCCACAAGATGCTGACCGGGAGCCGCGCGCTCGGCATCGACGCCGCGACCCGTACCGCCCTGCTCTCCTCGATCACCTCCGACGCCACCGCCTTCCAGGTCTTCGCCACGCTGCTCGCGGGCGGCACCCTCGTCGCCGTCGGCGACCCCGACCGGCTCGACCCGCACGCGCTGTGGCAGCGGGTGCGCGACGGCGAGGTCAACCTCGTCAACTGCGTGCCCGGACTGCTCTCCGTCCTGCTGCGCGCCCTGCCCGAGGACGGCGAACTCCCTCTGCGCCACCTGCTGCTGGGCGGCGACACCATCGCCCGCGGGCTGCTGCCGCGTACCGCCGGGCGGCTGCGCATCGCCACCTTCGCCAATCTGTACGGGCCCAGCGAGGCCACCGTCGAAGCCACCATGTTCATCCGGGACGGCGCGCTCGCCCAGCGGCTGGACCGGGTGCCGGTCGGCCGCCCCTCGCCCGGCTACGGCGTGTTCGTGGTCACCCCCTCCGGTGAACTCGCCCCGCCCGGCGTGCCGGGCGAGATCCACGTGGCCGGACCCGGCGTCGCCCCCGGCTACCGCGGGGATGCCGAGGCCACCGCCGCCCGCTTCGTGCGCTCCCCGCACGCCGGGGACGCCCGTGTCTTCCGTACGGGTGACCAGGGCAGCTGGAACGCCGACGGCGAACTGGAGTTCCTCGGCCGCGCGGACGGCCAGGTTCAGGTCTTCGGCACCCGGGTGGAGACCGGCGAGGTCGAACAGGCCGTGGTCCGGCACCCGGAGGTGGTCGAGGCCGTGGTCGTGCCCCGCACCGCCGCCGACGACACCGTGACCCTGCACGCCTGGTACGTGGCCCGCCCGCAGGTGCCGGGGGACGCCCCGCTCGCCCCCGACGCCCTCGGTGCATGGCTGCGCGCGCAGCTGCCCTCCCCGATGGTCCCGGCCGGCCTGCACCGGCTCGAGACGCTGCCGCTCACCGTCCACGGCAAGGTGGACCGGGCCGCGCTGCTCGCGCTCCCCACCGCTGCGCAGGGCCCCGGATGGCAGCCCGCCGACGCCCTGGAGCAGCTCGTCCACGACGCCTGGGCCGAGGTGCTGGGCCACCCGCCGCACTCCGCCGACGAGGACTTCTTCAAGGCCGAGGGCCACAGCCTGGCCGCCGTCCAGCTCGTCGCCGCGCTCTGCGAGGGCACCGGACGCTCCGACGCGGCCCGCGTCCACGACGTGCTCGACCTGCGCACCCCGGGCGCGCTGGCCGCCGTACTGCGCGAACGCGGGGCCGTGCCCCGGGACCCCGCTGCGCACGCCGCGGCCGAGGCCGCCGCGCGCGAACCCCGGTCCGGGAACACCTTCCCCGCCTCCAACGCCCAGCGCCGGATGTGGCTGCTGGACCGGCTGGACGAGTCGCCCGTCCCCCCGTACACGATGGTCGAGGCCTACCGGCTCGACGGCCCCGTGGACGAGGACCGGCTCGCCGCCGGCGTCGACGCACTGGTGGCCCGGCACGAATCCCTGCGGACCGTCCTGCGCCAGACGCCCGGGGGCCTGACCCAGGTGATCCTCGACCCGCCCACCGCAGTCCTCGTCACCGAGCGGGACACCACCGTCGACGAGGCCTTCGCACGGGCCTGCCACCACCGCTTCGACCTCGCCGAGGGCCCGCTGGCCAAGGTCTCCTGGCTGCCCGACCCCCGGACCGGGAACGGGCCGGAAACGGGCGGCGTGCTGCTGTTCACCGTGCACCACGCGATCTGCGACGGCTGGTCCTTCGGCCTGCTGATGCGCGAGCTCGTGCGCCATCTGGGCGGCCTGGCCGCCCCGCAGGAGCCGGCGCCCACGTACACCGAGCACACCGACCGGCTCGCCACCCGGCTCGCGGGACCGGCGGGCGCGGAGCACCGCGCGTACTGGCAGCAGCGCCTCGCCGCCCTGCCCGAACCGCTGGAACTGCCCGCCGACCGGCGCCGCCCCGCCGCCCGCAGCGCCGTCGGCGGCACCGTACGCCTCACCCTCGACCCGGAACTCACCCGCGCCCTGGCGGAGCTGTGCCGCGCGAACGCGGCCACCCCCTTCATGGGCTTCACCGCGGCGCTGCGCGTCCTGCTGTGGCGGCTGTGCGCGCAGCCGGACGTACTGCTGGGCACCGTGGTCGCGGGCCGGCCCGACCGGCGGTCCGCCGAGACGGTCGGGCTGTTCGCCAACACCGTGGTCCTGCGCACCCCGGTGGACCCCGCCGGCTCCTTCCGCGAGCTGCTGGCCGCCGTACGCACCACCGCGCAGGAGGCCATGACCCACCAGGAGTACCCGTTCGAGCAGCTCGTCGAGGACCTCGCGCTGCCGCGCGACCCCAGCCGCAACCCCGTCTTCGACGTCCTCGTCGAGACCGTCCTCGACGACGGCGCCGCCCCCGGCGGCACCGGCCCGGCCGTGCGCCACCTCGACCTCGAACAGCCGGTCAGCGACTTCGACCTGGCGTTCAGCTTCCTCGACGCCCGGGCCGGGGCCCCGGGCGAGCTGTGGGTCGGCTACACCGACGACCTCTTCGACCGGGACAGCGCACGCCGCATGGGCGAGCGGCTGGTCCACCTGCTCGCCGGACTGCTGGCCGGCCCCGACGCCCCGCTGCCCGGGATCCCGGTCCTGCCCGCCGCCGAACGGCGCTTCCTGCTCGACGAGGCCAACGACACCGCCGCCCCCTTCCCCGAGCACCGGACCCTCCTGGACCTGGTCGAGGAGCAGACGGCCGCCGGCCCCGACCGGCCCGCCGTGGTGCACGGCACCACCGTCCTCAGCTTCGCCGAGCTCGACGCCCGCGCCGAGGCCGTCGCCGCCCGGCTGCGGGCGGCCTGCGCCGCGGGCCCCGGAACGCTGGTGGCCGTGGTCACCGAGCGGACCGAGTGGATGGTCGTGAGCGCGCTCGCCGTCCTGAAGACCGGCGCCGCCTTCGTCCCGCTGGACCCCGAACAGCCCGGCGACCGGCTCGCGTTCGCCCTCGCCGACAGCGGGGCGCTCGCCGTGCTCGCCGACGGCCCGTACCACGCCAAGACCACCGCCCTGACCGGTCTGCCCGTCCTCGACCCGCGCGCTCCCGCGGAGCCCGGCGCCGCCCTTGCCCCGCTGCCGCCCGCGCACCGGGCGGGGCCGCACGACCTCGCGTACGTCATCTACACCTCGGGCTCCACCGGCCGCCCCAAGGGCGTCATGATCGAGCACCGCGGCATCGTCAACACCGTCCACTACCGGGCCGGCTACTACGGGTTCGGAGCGGACGCGGCCGTGCTCCAAGTGCCGCCGCTGCACTTCGACAGCGGGGTCAACGACATCTTCTCCGCCCTGATCGCCGGCACCCGGGTGGTGGTCCTCGGCAAGGACCGCCTCCTCGACGTCGAGCACGTGGCCGAGGAGATCGGCCGCAACGCGGTCACCCACATCATGCTGGTCCCCAGCCTCTACCAGCTGATGCTGGAACGCTGCGCACCCCGGCTCACCTCCGTCCGCCAGATCGTCCTGGTCGGCGAGAGGCTCCCCGAGGCCCTCGCCGCCCGGCACGCCGAACTGCTCCCCGACACCGTCCTCTACAACGAGTACGGGCCCACCGAGGACAGCGTGTGGACCACCGTCCACCGGATCACCGACCCGGGCGCGGACGTCCTGATCGGCCACCCCATCGCCAACAAGACGGTCGACGTCGTCGACGCCCACGGCGACCTCGCCCCCATCGGCGTCCCCGGCGAGCTGTGCATATCCGGCGCGGGCCTGGCCCGCGGCTACCTCGGCAACCCGGAACTGACCGCCGACCGGTTCGTCCCGCACCCGCTGCGCCCCGACCGGCTCATGTACCGCACCGGCGACCGCGCCGCCCGCCGGCCCGACGGCAACCTGCTCTACCTCGGCCGCATCGACGACCAGGTCAAGATCCGCGGCCAGCGGGTCGAGCCCGGCGAGGTGGCGGCCGTCCTCGCCGAGCACCCGGAGGTACGGCGCTGCGCCGTCATCGCCGTGCCCGACGAGCGCGGCGAACTCGGCCTCGTCGCCTACGTGGTGGGCGCCGCCGCCCCGCACACCCTGCGGGCCCACCTCACCGAGCTGCTCCCGGCGGCGATGGTCCCCCGTACGTACGTCGCGATCGACGAGCTGCCGCTGAACCCCAACGGCAAGCTCGACCGCCGCGCGCTGCCCGCCCCGCCCCGCGAGGAGCCGCTCCCGTGCGCGGAGCTGAACCCCACCGAGGAGCGCGTGGCCAAGATCTGGGCGGACGTGCTCGGGTCCCCGGTCACCGACCCCGAGGCCGATCTGTTCTCCCTCGGCGGCCACAGCCTGACCGCCGCCCGCCTCGCCGCGGCCCTGCAGGAGGAGTTCGGCGTCCGGGTACCGCTCGTCACCGTCTTCCAGCAGCAGACCGTACGGGCCCTCGCGGCCGTGCTCGAGCAGCCGGACGGCATCCCGCTCGGCGCCCCGGCCGCCCCGGCCGCCGTGCCCCTGCTCGCGCCCGCCCCCGACGGCGCCGTCCTGCCGCTCTCCCGCGCCCAGCGCCGGATCTGGATGGCCGCCCGGACCAGCCGCAACCCCGTCGCCCTCAACATCAGCGACGCGGTACGGGCCGGCCGGACGCTCGACCCCGGCGTGCTGCGGGCGGCCGTGACCGCCCTCGCCGACCGGCACGAGGCGCTGCGCACCCGGGTGGCCGCCGTCGACGGCACCGTCCGGCAGATCGTCATGGACCGCCTCCCCGACGGGCCGCCGCTGTCCGTCGTGCACATCGAGGGCACCGACGAGGCGCTCACCGAGGCGGTGGACGCCGCCCACGGCACCCCGTTCGCCCTGGCCGACGGCCCGCTGTTCGCCGTGCGGCTGGTGACCGGCCACCCCGGCGGCGACATCCTGGTGATCACCGCCCACCACATCGTGTACGACGGCGACAGCGCCGCCGTGGTGGCCCGCGACCTGCTGGCCGCGTACGACGCCCTCGCCGCGGGACGCGAACCGTGGGACGGCCGCCCCGCCCACCCGTACCGCGCCTGGGTGGCCGAGGAGGCCGCCTGGCTGGAGGGCCCCGATGCCGCCCGCCAGCGCGCGTACTGGACCCGTACCCTCGCCGGGCCGCTCCCCCGCCTCGACCTGCCGGACGCCGGCCCCCGCGAGGACGCCGGACGCCAGGGCGCGGGACTCGTCCGCCGTGCCCTGCCCTCCGCCGTGCTGCACGCTGCTGCCGGCTCCGGGGGCGCCACCCCGTTCACCGCCCTGCTCACCGCCTGGGCGCAGGTGCTGCACCGCCGTTCCGGCAGCGCCGAGGTGGTCATCGGCTGCCCGGCCGGCACCCGCGACCGTGCGGAGACCGCCGAGACCGTCGGCTGCTTCGTCAACGCCCTGCCGGTGCGACTCGCCCCCGGTGAGGCCGACAGCCCGGCCGAGCTGCTGATCCAGGTGCGCGACCGGCTGGCCGAGGCGTACGACAACGCCCGCTTCCCCTTCGACACCATGGCCGTGGAGATCGCGGAGCGGCCCGCGCGCGGCCGCCGGCTCGTCTTCGACGCCGGACTGAGCTGGGAGACGCCCGAACGCTTCGAGGGCGGGCCCGAGTTCCTGCCCGCGGCGCCCTCGCAGATCCCGCTCACCGACGACCTGCGGATCTACGCGAACGAGCGCGACGACCAGGTCCTGCTCGAACTCGCCTACGACCGGGCACTGTTCCCCGAGGCCACCGCCGAGGGACTGCTCGACGAGGTGGTGGACCTCCTGCGCTGCCACCCGTCCTGGTCCACCGCCGCCGCGGACCGGCCGGCGCAGCCCCACCCGGCCGCCTGCCCTGCCGAAACCGACCGACCGCACACCGCAGGGAGCGCACGGCCATGA